Proteins encoded in a region of the Diospyros lotus cultivar Yz01 chromosome 9, ASM1463336v1, whole genome shotgun sequence genome:
- the LOC127809229 gene encoding uncharacterized protein LOC127809229: MVPRQPESLSPRRPRHPREKRPPPNEREADIVPPPERSVNSSNSRSKDADLPSRRSPGRGSRRSQLQRSVDQDTVVEELLQRVQELEAQQGVRGQNSGYGERTPFTKEVELEALPRRFKTTSSLVKCRVFPATLGDIPRAWLRSLPSRNIGSWEECQRKFLRQYRALRRQLAPPSHLATVFQRLGESLKDYIAKFRREVSNVESPSDESILTAISAGLRKNGKLYESIYKSPVADLGEFYERAAKEIRWEEAFGKKPAGHRDEVGSSNRDGKRNDGGNRKDNRGERSNNQVAKRGRREEQEDRPPRQGRFNNYTALSDSQERIFAMERRREDFGRPNPIKTPNKFRNREKFCAYHNEVGHDTSECYALKDAIEELIRRGRLRDYVVRPANQPPQQANQQRPPPEDERAPAVRTIYTIHGGPHLAGTSNRSHERYVREANHILVAGSNEQMRSSKRARMAVKEITFSEEDARDIHWPHNDALVIHAHIGNMEVRRIMVGTGSSVNVMYRACFDQMGLGPEQLGPSPEPLFGFTGDAIVPMGRVKLPFTIGGEGREATALAEFLIIDCPSAYNVVLGRPMMNELDMVTSTRALTVKFSTTNGTGCVRGEQHLARRCYEDAVKMGTRGKKVNVVTEGAQRPSSRSGVSYDLDPREVDCNKATGPVEELEEVPISEVDAERCLKLGKNLAPEVKCQLIEFLKTNLDVFAWNHEDIVGIAPEVMSHRLNIDPSYKPVRQKRRPMTPERYAALKEEVDKLLANEFIREVHYPVWVANPVLVKKKNGKWRTYVDFTNLNKVCSKDSFPLPRIDQLVDATAGHQLLSFMDTYSGYNQIPMNPNEEEHTSFITDRRLYCYKVMPFGLKNAGATYQRLVNMMFEAQIGKIMEVYVDDMLVKSEQVADHVRNLGETFKILRSYNMKLNPLKCAFGVASGRFLGFMVNSRGIEANPEKIKALLDMRSPVRMKDVQSLTGQVAALSRFISKATDKCIPFFNTLRKAQGFSWSEECELAFQQLKEYMGQAPLLSKPRDGEKLVIYLGVSAHALSAALVREEEGVQYPVYYISKRLVDAETRYTSMEKLAYCLVIASRKLRPYFQAHQIDVLTKYPLRQILQKPDTSGRLLKWAIELAQFDLEYKPRVAIKGQALADFIAEFTETTQVEGETSEGPSWELYVDGSSSEQGAGAGVMLISPEGHRILCALRFGFRATNNEAKYEALLAGLRLAKEVRAEALIIFSDSQLVVNQIRGEYQAKGVKIAAYLLKVRELLVPFQRFEVRQIPRSQNSHADALARLATARDTEFLGAIPVEFLAAPSMERPAETMVVHASQGSWMSPILAYLREGKLSTDKLEAHRLRARAVRYCIYDEVLYKRGFTAPLLRCIEGSDCQTVLEKIHAGHCGNHAGALSLAQKALRQGFYWPMMKQDAINLVKKCDKCQRFANIPRAPPAYLQQMNSSWPFAVWGMDLIGPLPTARGNCKHAIVAVDYFTKWAEAKELAEISSSKVQKFVWNNIICRFGVPQQIVTDNGTQFTSEQFIQFCESLGIQKSFTAVDHPQANGQVEAVNKIIKHALKTKLEDRKGAWADELQTVLWAYRTTAQTSTAETPFSLVYGSEAMIPAEHKVTSQRRATFNPEGNDELLATNLDLLEEARDTARLRIAIYQQRVARYYNRKVRVRRYKLGDRVLCLVLIGARKASDGTLSPNWEGPFVIHEDLGNGAYHLANMDGAVLPRAWNAEHLRPYHQ, encoded by the exons ATGGTCCCGAGACAACCAGAGTCGCTGTCACCCCGAAGACCCCGCCACCCGCGAGAGAAAAGACCCCCGCCAAACGAAAGAGAAGCCGATATAGTTCCTCCGCCAGAAAGGTCAGTAAATTCCTCTAATTCAAGGTCCAAGGATGCGGACCTCCCGTCACGTCGCTCACCGGGGAGAGGAAGCAGGAGATCGCAGCTCCAACGGTCTGTGGACCAGGACACCGTCGTCGAGGAGTTGCTCCAAAGGGTGCAAGAACTGGAGGCACAACAAGGAGTTCGTGGCCAAAATAGTGGCTACGGAGAACGGACGCCATTCACAAAGGAAGTTGAACTCGAAGCTCTCCCCAGGAGATTCAAG ACCACCAGCTCGCTGGTGAAGTGCCGGGTATTCCCCGCGACCTTGGGCGACATCCCGCGCGCCTGGCTCAGAAGCCTCCCGTCTCGCAACATTGGTAGTTGGGAAGAATGCCAGCGGAAGTTCCTCAGGCAGTATAGAGCTCTGAGACGGCAGCTCGCCCCGCCGTCCCACCTCGCCACGGTCTTCCAAAGGTTGGGCGAGTCCCTCAAAGATTACATCGCCAAGTTCCGACGCGAGGTGAGTAACGTCGAAAgtccctcggatgaaagtatcctgaCGGCCATCTCGGCAGGTCTCAGGAAAAACGggaagctctacgagagcatctataAATCCCCCGTTGCGGATCTGggagaattctatgaacgagctgcAAAGGAGATCCGGTGGGAAGAAGCGTTCGGGAAGAAGCCCGCCGGACATAGAGACGAAGTCGGAAGCTCTAACCGAGACGGGAAAAGGAACGACGGGGGAAACAGAAAGGACAACCGAGGAGAGCGGTCTAACAATCAGGTAGCCAAGCGAGGTCGGCGGGAAGAACAAGAGGACCGACCTCCGAGACAAGGCCGTTTCAACAACTATACGGCCCTATCAGATTctcaagaaaggatcttcgccatggaAAGGAGAAGGGAGGATTTCGGGAGGCCAAACCCGATAAAAACTCCCAACAAGTTCAGAAATAGGGAGAAGTTTTGTGCGTATCACAACGAGGTGGGGCACGACACCTCTGAATGTTACGCTTTGAAGGATGCAATTGAAGAACTGATTCGAAGGGGCCGGCTGCGAGACTATGTGGTGCGACCTGCAAATCAGCCACCACAGCAGGCGAATCAACAACGACCGCCCCCCGAGGATGAGCGCGCACCAGCAGTTCGGACGATCTATACGATCCACGGCGGTCCTCACCTCGCAGGCACATCGAACAGGTCGCACGAAAGGTATGTACGCGAGGCTAATCATATCCTAGTGGCAGGATCTAACGAGCAGATGAGATCATCAAAGCGAGCTAGGATGGCAGTGAAAGAAATCACTTTCTCCGAGGAGGACGCCAGGGACATACACTGGCCGCACAATGATGCCCTCGTCATTCACGCTCACATTGGCAACATGGAGGTGCGAAGAATAATGGTGGGCACCGGCAGTTCGGTGAACGTGATGTACAGGGCCTGTTTTGACCAGATGGGACTCGGGCCCGAACAGTTGGGCCCATCCCCAGAGCCACTTTTCGGGTTCACGGGAGATGCAATCGTCCCCATGGGACGAGTTAAGCTCCCATTCACAATTGGGGGCGAAGGTCGTGAAGCCACAGCGCTTGCGGAGTTTCTGATcattgactgcccctcagcatacaacgtcgtgcTCGGGAGGCCGATGATGAACGAGCTGGATATGGTCACCTCGACCAGAGCGCTGACCGTCAAGTTTTCAACCACCAACGGAACTGGATGCGTGCGGGGagagcagcacctcgcaagacgttgctacGAGGACGCGGTCAAGATGGGGACCagaggaaagaaagtaaatgtgGTCACAGAGGGAGCGCAGCGACCTTCAAGTCGGAGCGGGGTGAGTTACGACCTGGATCCCAGAGAAGTGGATTGCAACAAGGCCACCGGCCCGGTGGAAGAACTTGAAGAGGTCCCGATCAGCGAGGTGGACGCTGAAAGATGCCTGAAGCTCGGGAAGAATCtggcccccgaggtaaaatgcCAACTTATTGAATTCCTTAAGACTAACCTGGATGTGTTTGCGTGGAATCACGAAGACATAGTGGGGATAGCACCGGAGGTCATGTCGCACAGACTCAACATAGACCCCAGCTACAAGCCggtgcgccagaagaggagacCGATGACCCCAGAACGCTACGCCGCCCTTAAAGAGGAGGTGGATAAGCTCCTGGCTAATGAGTTTATCAGAGAGGTTCACTACCCAGTCTGGGTAGCCAACCCAGTGCTGGTAAAAAAGAAgaacgggaagtggaggacctacGTCGACTTCACCAACTTAAATAAAGTCTGCTCGAAGGACAGTTTCCCCCTCCCAAGAATtgaccagctcgtggatgcaacagcGGGGCATcagctcctcagtttcatggacaCCTACTCGGGatacaaccagatccccatgaatCCTAACGAGGAGGAACACACGTCGTTTATCACCGATCGCAGGCTATACTGTTATAAGGTCATGCCGTTCGGGTTGAAGAATGCTGGGGCGACCTACCAGAGACTTGTGAACATGATGTTCGAAGCGCAGATTGGGAAAATAATGGAGGTATACGTTGACGATATGCTGGTTAAGTCTGAGCAGGTCGCAGATCATGTTCGTAATTTGGGAGAAACATTCAAGATCCTCAGGAGCTACAATATGAAGCTGAACCCACTAAAATGTGCATTTGGGGTGGCTTCCGGGAGGTTCTTGGGATTCATGGTCAATAGCAGAGGTATCGAGGCCAATCCAGAAAAAATAAAGGCCCTTTTGGATATGAGGTCGCCTGTAAGAATGAAGGACGTGCAGAGCCTAACCGGCCAGGTCGCTGCACTAAGCCGATTTATCTCCAAGGCAACCGACAAGTGCATCCCTTTCTTCAATACGTTACGAAAAGCCCAAGGTTTCAGTTGGAGTGAGGAGTGCGAGCTCGCCTTCCAGCAGCTGAAGGAGTATATGGGGCAAGCTCCGCTACTTTCAAAACCCCGAGATGGGGAAAAACTGGTGATCTACCTAGGAGTGTCGGCGCATGCTCTCAGCGCAGCCTTGGTTCGGGAGGAAGAAGGGGTGCAATACCCCGTTTATTATATTAGCAAGAGGTTGGTGGACGCAGAAACGAGGTACACATCGATGGAGAAGCTCGCATACTGCTTGGTCATAGCATCAAGGAAATTACGTCCTTATTTCCAGGCCCATCAGATCGATGTTCTAACTAAGTACCCCTTGAGGCAGATTTTGCAGAAGCCAGACACATCGGGCCGCCTGCTGAAATGGGcaattgagctcgctcagttcgacttGGAATACAAACCAAGAGTGGCAATCAAGGGGCAGGCACTGGCGGATTTTATCGCTGAATTCACTGAAACGACCCAAGTAGAAGGAGAGACCTCGGAAGGACCGTCCTGGGAGTTGTACGTTGACGGGTCGTCGAGCGAGCAAGGAGCTGGGGCAGgagttatgctaataagcccggAGGGCCACAGAATACTATGCGCCCTGCGATTCGGTTTCCGAGCTACCAATAACGAGGCCAAGTACGAGGCGCTGCTCGCAGGGCTGCGCTTGGCAAAGGAGGTGCGAGCTGAAGCACTGATAATTTTCAGCGATTCCCAGCTCGTTGTCAACCAAATACGCGGGGAATATCAGGCAAAGGGGGTGAAGATTGCAGCATACCTGCTTAAAGTACGAGAACTTCTAGTTCCTTTCCAACGGTTCGAGGTACGCCAAATTCCACGCTCTCAGAATTCCCATGCAGATGCACTGGCTCGGCTAGCTACTGCGCGAGATACAGAGTTTCTAGGGGCTATACCGGTGGAGTTTTTAGCCGCCCCTAGCATGGAGCGACCGGCCGAGACGATGGTGGTTCACGCATCCCAGGGCTCATGGATGAGCCCCATTCTGGCGTACCTACGGGAAGGAAAGCTATCGACAGATAAACTAGAAGCGCACAGACTGCGAGCTCGAGCCGTTCGCTACTGTATCTACGATGAGGTGTTGTATAAGCGAGGATTCACAGCTCCATTGTTAAGGTGTATTGAGGGCTCTGACTGTCAGACCGTGCTGGAGAAAATACATGCTGGGCATTGCGGCAACCACGCCGGGGCTCTGTCACTAGCCCAGAAGGCCCTTCGGCAGGGATTCTATTGGCCTATGATGAAACAAGACGCGATCAACTTGGTGAAAAAGTGTGACAAGTGCCAACGGTTCGCTAATATCCCGCGGGCTCCACCGGCCTACCTTCAACAGATGAACAGCTCGTGGCCGTTTGCTGTCTGGGGTATGGACCTGATTGGGCCGCTCCCAACAGCTCGTGGCAATTGCAAGCATGCCATCGTGGCAgttgattacttcaccaaatgggccgAAGCGAAAGAGCTCGCTGAAATCTCCAGCTCCAAGGTACAAAAATTTGTCTGGAATAATATCATTTGCAGGTTTGGGGTCCCACAGCAGATAGTCACAGACAACGGAActcaattcaccagcgagcaattcatccaattctgcgaatCATTGGGAATCCAAAAGAGCTTCACGGCCGTAGaccacccccaggccaatgggcaggtcgaagcagtcaacaagATAATTAAGCACGCCCTGAAGACGAAGCTGGAAGACAGGAAGGGCGCTTGGGCGGACGAACTACAAACGGTGCTTTGGGCGTATCGGACGACAGCTCAAACTAGCACAGCTGAGACTCCTTTCTCGTTGGTCTATGGGTCCGAGGCGATGATCCCAGCTGAACACAAGGTGACCAGTCAGCGAAGAGCCACCTTTAACCCGGAGGGAAATGACGAACTCCTAGCCACGAATCTAGATCTACTTGAGGAGGCTAGAGACACAGCTCGCCTACGGATCGCCATCTACCAGCAAAGGGTAGCGCGTTACTACAACAGAAAAGTTCGGGTCAGACGGTACAAGCTCGGAGACCGCGTGCTATGCCTAGTACTCATCGGCGCTCGAAAAGCCAGTGACGGCACGCTAAGCCCGAACTGGGAAGGACCTTTTGTTATCCACGAGGACTTGGGAAACGGGGCATACCATCTGGCCAACATGGATGGAGCTGTCCTCCCGCGAGCCTGGAACGCGGAGCACCTCCGCCCCTACCATCAGTAA
- the LOC127810207 gene encoding plant UBX domain-containing protein 2, giving the protein MDDVKDKVKGFMKKVNKPFSSSSSGKFKGQGRVLGSSSSSEPANPILARPYLTHPVSKPSQPAKPSPQEPLNLDHQAANRPPVVSDPHWNSETANAFDPYGSLITSGKRNKMGYSPQVFECPVCGRAFGSEEEVSDHVDSCLNTAQADNVDGDGELVEKDGAAESRSGLESCVGVYVSGKPSEGSVEIVIKLLRNVVKEPENAKFRRVRMGNPKIREAIGEVAGGVELLECVGFGLQEENGEMWAVMEAPSNEGILLIKKAISLLESQKVEKSVSAAPSKSDEPVELRRVEESVSAAPSNIDESVEPRKVDRQVRVFFSVPESIAAKIELPESFYNLSLQEVKREADTRRKKMEESQLLIPKSYKEKQAKAARKRYTKTVIRVQFPDGVVLQGVFSPGEPTTALYEFVSSALKEPSLEFELLHPVAIKRRAIPHFPAAGGRAVTLEEEDLVPAALVKFRPFETDSTVFTGLCNELLQISEPLVAGSAVASV; this is encoded by the exons ATGGATGATGTGAAGGATAAGGTCAAGGGCTTCATGAAGAAGGTCAATAAACCATTTTCATCGTCTTCTTCGGGCAAGTTCAAGGGCCAAGGCCGAGTCTTGggttcgtcttcttcttccgaGCCGGCCAATCCGATTCTAGCTCGGCCTTATCTGACTCATCCCGTTTCGAAGCCGAGTCAGCCCGCCAAGCCCTCGCCTCAGGAGCCACTCAATTTGGATCATCAAGCGGCGAATAGGCCTCCTGTTGTGAGTGATCCGCACTGGAACTCAGAAACGGCAAATGCGTTTGATCCGTATGGTTCTTTGATCACTTCTGGGAAGAGAAACAAGATGGGGTATTCTCCGCAAGTGTTTGAATGTCCGGTTTGTGGCCGGGCTTTCGGATCTGAAGAAGAGGTGTCTGATCATGTTGACAGCTGTTTGAATACTGCGCAAGCGGATAATGTCGATGGTGATGGAGAATTGGTCGAAAAGGATGGTGCTGCTGAGTCTAGAAGTGGATTGGAGTCTTGTGTTGGTGTATATGTTTCTGGGAAGCCTTCAGAAGGCTCAGTTGAGATTGTGATCAAGTTACTGAGGAATGTGGTAAAGGAACCGGAAAATGCCAAGTTTCGGAGGGTTCGGATGGGGAATCCGAAGATAAGGGAGGCCATTGGTGAAGTTGCAGGAGGTGTGGAGTTGTTGGAATGTGTTGGATTTGGACTTCAAGAGGAAAATGGGGAGATGTGGGCAGTGATGGAAGCTCCTTCCAACGAGGGAATACTTTTAATCAAGAAGGCAATATCATTGTTGGAATCACAAAAGGTTGAAAAATCTGTTTCTGCAGCGCCATCTAAGAGTGATGAACCAGTTGAGCTGAGGAGGGTTGAAGAATCGGTTTCTGCAGCCCCATCTAATATTGATGAATCAGTTGAGCCAAGGAAGGTTGATAGACAG GTTCGGGTATTCTTCTCTGTCCCTGAAAGCATAGCAGCTAAAATTGAGCTGCCAGAATCATTTTATAATCTCTCACTTCAAGAGGTCAAAAGAGAAGCTGATACGAGGAGGAAAAAGATGGAAGAATCGCAGCTTTTGATTCCCAAGTCATATAAGGAGAAGCAGGCAAAAGCTGCAAGGAAGAGATACACAAAAACTGTTATCCGGGTTCAGTTTCCTGATGGAGTGGTGCTTCAAGGTGTCTTCTCTCCTGGGGAGCCAACTACTGCTCTTTATGAG TTTGTGAGCTCAGCACTGAAAGAACCGAGTTTGGAGTTTGAGCTATTACATCCAGTGGCCATCAAAAGGCGGGCGATCCCACATTTTCCTGCAGCGGGAGGGAGAGCTGTAACACTCGAAGAGGAGGATCTGGTTCCTGCAGCTCTTGTCAAATTCAGACCTTTTGAAACGGATTCCACAGTTTTCACTGGTCTCTGCAATGAACTCCTCCAAATCAGCGAACCACTTGTCGCTGGCTCAGCCGTTGCTTCAGTATAG